TGAGAAGGAAATGTTCATGCGGGAGCAGGGTAAAAGCGCGAAGGCGAACGTGGCTCCGACGGAAGCCCCTGCGCACCTTTCGGAGGAGAAGCTCTATAAAATCGACACCCCAGCAAACCGTCACGACCTTCTCACGGCGGAGGGCATGGCCTGCGCGCTGAAGGTGTTCATGGGGGCAATGCCACTCCCCAACTACCGCGTCCTCAACCGCGCGAACCCGCTCTACCGCATGACCGTGGAGAAAAGCGTGAAGAACGTGCGCGACTACGTTGTGTGCGCTGTCCTTCGCAACATCCGCTTCAACGAGCGCAGCTACAACAGCTTCATCGACTACCAGGAGAAGCTCCACGCCGGGTTggcccgccgccgcacgctgGCCTCGGTTGGCACCCACGATCTAGACAAGGTGAACACGATGGACTTTATCTACGCCTGCCGCCCGCGAGAGACCATCCGGTTTGttccgctgcggcagacAAGGGAGCTGAACTGCGCAGGCGACGGCCTCGCTCAGTACTACGCCGAGGACCGCCACATTGGCAAGTACGTACCGCTCATCTCCTCCCTTCCGACCTACCCGGTTGTGTACGACGGCACTGGTCAGAACGTGCTCTCGTTGCCGCCAATCATCAACTCGCACTACTCGGCCATCTCCGTGGACACCAGAAACATCTTCATCGAGTGCACAGCCCCAGACCACTACAAGGCGCAGGTGCTGGTGAACCAGCTCGTGTGTGCCTTCTCGGCCTACTGCGAGGATCCCTTCaccgtggaggcggtgcaggtgaACTATGAGGAGCCGACACCGGACGGGACAACGTCGCTGGTGACGCCAACGATGGAGACGAAGGAAATGACGATGAACATCGCACGCCTCAACTCAATCATCGGCATTAAAATGAAAGATGGTGCTGagtgcgcgcagctgctcaagAAGATGATGTACACGATCAAGACAACGACGGAGAGTgaggtgacggtgacggtgccgccGATGCGCACGGACGTCATTGGCGTCGCGGACGTGATGGAGGATGTCGCCATCGCGTACGGCTATGACAATATCACCTACGTGGAGTGCAAGACCCATGGCCCTGTGACGCAGACGCCGCTGAGcaaggtggcgcagctgctgcgcactgAGATGGCCTGCGCAGGCTACACGGAGCTGCTGACGTTGTCGCTCTGCTCACGCGCCGATGCGTTCGAGAACCTCGGCCGCGTGGACGACGAGGTCGCGGCGCACATCGCCAATCCGCAGACGATGGAGTTCCAGGTGTGTCGcccatcgctgctgcccggTATTCTGAAGACGCTCGCGACGAACAAGTCGAAgcctctgccgcagcgcttCTTCGAGTGCGCGGACGTCGTCCTGCTGGATAACGAGCGGAACTTCCCACCGGTGCTAGAGCTGAAGACGGACTACGCGTCCTGCGGTGCCCGCAACCAGAGacacctcgccgccgcgcactgCAACGGCAGCTCTAGTGGATTTGAGAGCATTCACGGCCTCACCGAACTCGCCCTGCTCAAGCTTGGCGTCCCGTCAAAAGCGGAGATAGCAGAGGACTATGAGGGCGACTTCTACACCCTGGAGAAGGGCGAGGACGGGGCTTTCTTTCCTGGCCGCGCCATGGACATCATTCTTCACCGCGCTGGTCAGGCAGTGCGCATCGGGCACCTCGGCGTCATCCACCCGAACACGCTCAAGGCATACGATATTCCGAACACGTGCTCGTACATGGAGCTCAACATCCAGTTCTTGTGCGTCCCTCTGTagggcggcgccgtccgGGTGAGAGAGGAAAGGAAAGGCGGGTGTTTATGCGCGCACGGAgagtgcatgtgcatgtgcgtgtgtgtgtgtgtgtgtgtggcaacTTGACCGAGGGGCAGGAGGGAAGTCGGAAACCGAAACGACACGTGGGTGTGCTTCTTTGTGTCCACCCACCACCTCACCcatcttccccccccctctctctgtgtgtctcccTAACCCACTCAACGGGTGAGCATCTTGAGCTGGTTAGAGCGGAGAAGGTGGCGCAAAGTGGGGAGTGGGTGAAGGCGTGGGGGAGAGGTGTACTTTGCTTTTCCCATGCTGCACCTCACGCATAGTGAGCTGGCGCTATCCTGGCACCCTCGTTCCTCTCACGACGAtcccgccacgcacacacgcgcacgccaccctcctccaaaaaaaaaataactCATCTCGATCTTTGATGAGGCTGTGCCGCTTCTGTTGTCTTTCCCgtgtgctgcgtgcgtgtgtgtcggagACGCGCGGGCATACAAGGGGGACGCACAGCGGAGCAGACGAACGACACGGGAAGCGAGTGGCGGCGGGCTAATGGTCTAACTAGTCTCTAAACATATGTTTGTCGTGGTATTGCTGTTGTTTATGGTGCCGCGTGTGCCTCCCATCGCATCTCTCGTCCTTGGGgagaaggtgtgtgtgtgtgtatgtgtggagggagggggtgccaAGCAGCACCCCTATCCCCGCCCCCTGCCAGATGCCAGAGCCGCTTCTGCTGGTGacaaggggaaggggggccAGGTCCCTGCAGCCTAGAGAAGGTCAGCGTAATGCATCGCcacggatgtcggcggtcaggCCCTGGATGGGTGCTGCGTCGGAGCCACCTGTGACCGTGGGCGCGTGGGTGCCATCCATGTGTGACGGGTGAAGTGCccgcgtgactcgaacgcaTCTCTCACCCGGGCCCCTTCCACCACCCACTGGTTCgagggagcagctgtgcGGCAACCTGCAAGGCTGCAGGCATGGGAAGGGGTCTTTGACCTCGTGCCGCATGGCAGCGGAATGGGCACACGCTGAAAGCGGAAGTgttgggtgggtgggtgtctGTCACGTTGTtccgcgcgcgctctcggTCTTTTCCTCTCTTGCCTTTCGCTTCTGCAGGTGCCAtgtgcgagggagggaggaagcaGTGGCTTTGATGCCGCACACATACGTCTGCCTC
This genomic stretch from Leishmania mexicana MHOM/GT/2001/U1103 complete genome, chromosome 19 harbors:
- a CDS encoding putative phenylalanyl-tRNA synthetase, with the translated sequence MPTLAVAKDYICRLIGRSYTDEEFNDLCFQFGLELDDITSEKEMFMREQGKSAKANVAPTEAPAHLSEEKLYKIDTPANRHDLLTAEGMACALKVFMGAMPLPNYRVLNRANPLYRMTVEKSVKNVRDYVVCAVLRNIRFNERSYNSFIDYQEKLHAGLARRRTLASVGTHDLDKVNTMDFIYACRPRETIRFVPLRQTRELNCAGDGLAQYYAEDRHIGKYVPLISSLPTYPVVYDGTGQNVLSLPPIINSHYSAISVDTRNIFIECTAPDHYKAQVLVNQLVCAFSAYCEDPFTVEAVQVNYEEPTPDGTTSLVTPTMETKEMTMNIARLNSIIGIKMKDGAECAQLLKKMMYTIKTTTESEVTVTVPPMRTDVIGVADVMEDVAIAYGYDNITYVECKTHGPVTQTPLSKVAQLLRTEMACAGYTELLTLSLCSRADAFENLGRVDDEVAAHIANPQTMEFQVCRPSLLPGILKTLATNKSKPLPQRFFECADVVLLDNERNFPPVLELKTDYASCGARNQRHLAAAHCNGSSSGFESIHGLTELALLKLGVPSKAEIAEDYEGDFYTLEKGEDGAFFPGRAMDIILHRAGQAVRIGHLGVIHPNTLKAYDIPNTCSYMELNIQFLCVPL